One window from the genome of Pempheris klunzingeri isolate RE-2024b chromosome 7, fPemKlu1.hap1, whole genome shotgun sequence encodes:
- the grsf1 gene encoding G-rich sequence factor 1 — MCSGGRSVLMLLRRCVAVRPVPAPTGIWTRGSVLSGGFIRPRSSETERLWERTSSYSYCTKTDHTQAADPCVDEYPPLPAYQADPGPEKKEVYIVLVKGLPWSCSTQDLLQFFSECQIRDGAKGIHLTVDQKGRPTGKAFIEMQHPEDVLKALEKHRQYLGPRYVEVSEVTNSDAEVLLKSSIQMASDDGVVRLRGLPFTCTEADVAHFFSGLDIVENGITIVSDRGRRSGEAFVQFSSQEAANEALKRDREVIGNRYIEVFPSRSEEVNSWRRRMSSASPQTRRPTSASALGPRPGSQSSFQPLHQVHMRGLPFQASGEDIVKFFSPLIVLKILMECGPNGRPSGEADVYFRCHQDATAAMSRHRQHIGERYIELFLNSEPESEGR; from the exons ATGTGCAGCGGGGGTCGGAGTGTGTTGATGCTGCTGCGGCGGTGTGTCGCAGTCAGACCGGTACCGGCACCCACAGGTATCTGGACCCGAGGCAGCGTGCTGTCGGGGGGCTTCATCCGACCGAGGAGCTCCGAGACTGAGAGACTCTGGGAGAGAACCAGCAGCTACAGCTACTGTACCAAGACAGACCACACACAG GCAGCAGACCCCTGTGTGGATGAGTACCCCCCCCTGCCAGCCTATCAGGCTGATCCAGGGCCAGAGAAGAAGGAGGTGTACATCGTGCTAGTCAAAGGTCTCCCGTGGTCGTGCTCGACTCAGGACCTCCTGCAGTTCTTCTCAG AGTGTCAGATCCGTGACGGGGCGAAGGGGATCCACCTGACCGTGGACCAGAAGGGGAGGCCGACGGGAAAAGCCTTCATCGAGATGCAGCACCCGGAGGACGTCCTGAAAGCCCTGGAGAAGCACCGGCAGTACCTCGGCCCCCGCTACGTCGAAG TGTCCGAGGTGACCAACAGCGACGCTGAAGTCCTCCTGAAGAGCAGCATCCAGATGGCGTCTGATGACGGCGTGGTGCGGCTCAGAGGCCTCCCCTTCACCTGCACCGAGGCCGACGTCGCCCACTTCTTCTCAG gtttGGACATTGTGGAGAACGGGATCACCATCGTCAGcgacagagggaggaggtctGGAGAGGCCTTCGTCCAGTTTTCCTCTCAGGAGGCAGCGAATGAAGCcctgaagagagacagagaggtgatcGGGAACAG gtacatAGAGGTGTTTCCCAGCAGAAGTGAGGAAGTCAACtcttggaggaggaggatgagttCAGCTTCTCCTCAGACCAGGAGGCCGACCTCTGCCTCAGCGCTCGGCCCCAGACCAG GATCTCAGAGCTCCTTCCAGCCGCTTCATCAAGTTCACATGAGAGGACTTCCTTTCCAGGCGTCCGGAGAAGACATCGTCAAG ttcttctctcctctcatcgTGTTGAAGATCCTAATGGAATGCGGCCCTAACGGCCGGCCGAGCGGAGAGGCCGACGTTTACTTCAGGTGCCATCAGGACGCCACGGCAGCCATGtccagacacagacagcacatcG GGGAGCGATACATCGAGTTGTTCCTGAACTCGGAGCCTGAGTCTGAAGGAAG GTGA